AAGGCCACACATGGCTCTTAGATTTAATGTTCTGGAAACACCAGAACAAGCCTTTCAACGAAAGTTGAAAGCGGAGGTTTAATAAATGATAAAACGAAAAAAGGTATCGAAGGGAAATACTTACAGGATAACACAGAAAGCTTTGCTTTCAAAACCTTTAAAAACAAGGTTTCCTATTTGTTCTTATTATAATTAAAAAAGAGGTATTGTATGGTTGATGATAGGCTTCTTAGTTATGTGAAGGATCAGAAGAGTAAAGGAGTTCATCCAGGTCAGTTAAAGTTTAAATTAGAACAGGTGGGTTGGTCAAGAGATGATGTTGAGCGTGTTGTTCATGAAGTTTATAGTACTAAAAAGTTGATTAAGGGTGTTTTTTTGTTTATTTTTGTTCTTTTTGTTTTTTTGATTGCTTTAATATATATTTTAAGCAGGAGCACTATAATTGAAGAAGGAACTTTGGTTGACATGAAGCAATCTTGTTATAATATTACTAATGATTTGGAAAAGGACTCTTGTTATTATGGGCTTGTAAATACTGGGTTTGACTGCGATTCTTTAGAAAATGATGTTGAAAGAACTTTTTGTTTTAGGGCTTTGGATGATTTTGTTATAAGCAATTGATTTTATGAGATGCATTCAGAGTTCTATTTGTTGGTTTACCAATCTTTAATCTGTTTTTCTTTCATCTTTTTTCTGTTTTTTTCAAGCCACTTGTAAACATTTGCATGCGGGCTTCCTGCAATTAATGATTCTATTGCTTTTTTGGCAGTCATCACACCTGTACTTTCACCTATTATGCTTATGGTTTTGCCATATACTACAATAAATGTTTCGGTCAGAGATTCTATTGTTTCTCTGGCTTTTCCTGCCGCGCCTATTAATCTGCCTTTGACTCTTGGTAAGTGATCTTTGCTTCGTATATAGTCTAGTAGTGGCAGTATTTCTAGTACGTAGTCTTGTTTTAATAGTAATCTTGCTATTTCAGGGTTGAATCCTCTTCCTATTGCTTTTATTACTTCTTTTAGTGCGTACATGTTTATTGAATCGCTACCTTTTATTAGTACGTCGCCCTCTTTACTGTCTATTTCTAATGTTGTTTTTGTGTATTCTTCTAGTTCTTTTTTTGTTTCACCATTTGAACCTATAAGTACTGCGATTCTTTCTTTGGGTATTTTTAGAGCGTAGTTAAATTCCATTTTTACTAGTAATTTGTGTTCTTTTTTAAAGGTTGTTAGATGTCAATGCATTTTGTGTAATTTGTTTGTTTTTAAAGGTGTGTTTCTTTTAATCTGAATTTGGGAGGATGATTAGATAAACTCTATATGTTTTGTTTCTCTTCAGGTTTGATTTTGTGTGTCTGTTGTTAAATCATCATATTTTTTCAGTATTTTTTCTTTTGTTTTTTCTATGTTTATTTTTAGCGTGCGTTTAAATGCGTTTAAAACGTTGTTTAGGTCTCTTTCGAGTAATTCTTTTGCGTTTTGTGTTTTTATGGGTGTAGCTTGGCTGAAGTCTATAAATATAGGTTCTTCGTTGTAGTTTAGTATGTTGAAATCAGATAAGTCTCCATGTACTAGTCCTGCTTCTAGCAACATTTCCATGTTTTTAAGTATTTTTTTTAAGAATTCTTTTGGGTTTTCAGGTTCTTTATTTTTTAATTGTGGGGATGGTTCCTCGTCTCCTATTAGTTCCATTATTATTATGTTTTCTTTGAAGTGTATCGGTTTTGGCACTTTTATTTTTTCTCTTGCAAGCATTAAATTTCTGTATTCTCTTTGTACCCAATTAAATATTATTTTTCTTTTTTGATTTTCAAGCCCTGTAAATCGCGGGTCTTGGTTTATATAGGAGTACATTTTGTTGAAATTGCAATTTTCTAATCTGTATATTTTTACTATTACATGTTCGTTTTGATTCGTGGTTGCTAAGAATATATTTGCTTCTTTTCCTAAAGCTATTGGTTGTATTAGTTCTTTGAAGTATCCTTGTGTTGACAGGTTGAATATGAGGCGCTCTGTAAATTGATCGAATACGTTTTTGTATATTTTCCATTCTTCTCTTCCTTTTCTGGATTTTCTAACCATTTTTTATTTAGAATGCATTATTTATTTAAAAATGATTTGAACTTGAGATGTTTGAGACTAGCAACTTTTTTTTGTTGTGTTAGTTGTTTAATGTAATAAACATGTTTTAAGATGTTTTTTTCTAAATATTTATAAAAATATGGTTATTTTGTTTTTTTATGGTTGTTAAAAGGAGTTTTCCTGATATTGACTCTCTTATAAGGAGGGGTTTTGTTTGTGTTGATATGCATGTTCATACGCATCATTCGCTTGATTGTTCTACTAAAGTTGAAGATATCAAAAAACTTTGTAGTAAAAAAGGTTTTTTTGTTGCTATAACAGACCATAACTCTATCAATGGAGTCTTGGAAGCTAAAAAAATTAATATGGCTTTTGTTCCTGGTATTGAAGTGACTTCTCTTGAAGGTGCGCATGTACTTTTTTATTTTAGTAGAATTTCAGATTTAAAGAAATTTTTTGATAATGAAATTAAGCATTGTTTGATTAATCCTATGAGGACTAGCATCTCTAATTTCCGTCTGTTTGAGATCTCAAAGAAGTATGATTGTATTGTTAGCGCAGCTCATCCTTTCGGTTCTGGTAATTGCGGATTGTATAAACTAAAAAAACATTTTGATCCTGTTTTTGTTGAAGGAATTAATGCTTCTATTTCTGCTGAAAAGAATTCTGGGGCCTTGAATTTATCTGATAAAAAATTTACTGCGGGTTCAGATGCACATATTATTGACTATGTCGGTCGTTCTTTGACTTGTATTAAAAGTGATTCTTTGAAGGATTTTTTGTTTAATTTACAAAATGATGATTTTTTGATTATAGGTGTCGAGATTGGTTTTCTTTTGAAGCTTAAAGTTAATTTTTTTAAAGAATTATCTTTATGGAAAAGTATGAAAACCAAAGATTTAATAAAAAATCGCTTAAAACAAGTTGGATTGATGATAAAATGAAGTTAAGTGCCGCAGATTACATGACATTATCAAGGATTCCTCTAGCTATTGTTTTCTTCTTTTTTTTAGATAATGTTTGGGTTGCTTTTGGTTTGTTATTGCTTATTATTTTAACGGATGTTCTTGATGGATTTATTGCAAGAAAGATGAATGCTGTAAGTAAATTAGGTGGTTCTTTGGATCCTTTGGCTGATAAATTTTTTATTGTCGGCACATTTTTGGTTTATGCCATTCTTGGGCAAATAAGTCCTTTGGTGTTTTTTCTTTTGATTGTAAGAGATATCTATAGTGTGTCTGAAATGATTTTTATTCATTTTACGAATGCTAAGGTTGCACATAAAGCAGGTGTTTTTGGTAAAATCACAACCACTTTACAATTTGTACTTATAGGTGTTTTAATTCTTAATTTGAATTTTGTTTTTCCTTTAGTTTTGCTCATTTTAATTTCTTCTCTTTTAACAATTTATGATTATTTGAAGAAGAGGTGGTTTTCTTGATTATGGAAGAAGCTGTTAAAGTTGCTTATTTGTTGATTCCTGCTTATTTTGCTAATATGTCTCCTGTTTTTTTTAAAAATGTTAATTTTTTGAATTTTCCCGTTGACTTAGGAAAAAAACTCAATGGTAAACCTATTTTTGGAAAAAATAAAAGTGTTAGAGGTATTTTTTTTGCGAGTATTGTTGGTATTGTTGTTGCTTTCATACAGTATTTGTTGAATTTTGAAAGTTTGCACTTGGTAGATTATAGTTATTTCTACATAATCGGGTTTCTTCTTGGATTTGGAGCATTATTAGGCGATTTAGTTGAGAGTTTTTTTAAGAGAAGGTTGAATTTAAAACCTGGCAGTCCATTTATACCTTTTGATCAGATAGATTATTTGTTAGGGGGCGCTGTTTTAATAAGTATTTTTTATTCTGTTCCCTTCTTTCCTCTTATTGTTGTTTTGGTTTTTGCAATACCCATTCATATCGTGGTTAACTTTATTTCTTATAAATTAAAGTTAAGAGATACAGCGATTTAATTCTTAGGTTGTGTCTTTTAATATTTATGAATGATTTACCTTAAAATATATAAATAGTGTTATATTTTTTTTAATTATGTTATCTGGTAAAAAAATTGCGGTAATTATTGTTAATTATAATGGAAAGAAATACTTAAAAGAGTGTTTAGACTCGTTGCGAATTCAAACTTATAAGTATTATGGTATTATTTTAGTGGATAATGGCAGTGTTGATGGGAGTGTAAATTTTATAAAAAAATATTATCCTGAAGTAATCCTCATGCTTAATAAAAAAAATGAAGGATTTTCTAAAGCTAATAATGTTGCTTTAAAATATTGTTTAAATAACGGGTTTGATTATTTTGTTTTGTTAAATCAAGATACTGTCGTTCAATCAAATTTTCTTTCTGAGGGAATAAATATGTTAAATAACTATGCAGATATTTGTTGTCCTAAGATTCTATATTATGATAGCAAAAAGATATGGTATGCAGGTTCTCCTGTTTTTGATAATTTCTCTGATTTTTTAAAAAAAAATATATTGTCTGTTATAGTAGATAAAAATGTCGGAAAAGATGACGGTCCTGAATTTAATGAAAAAAAAGAGGTGGGGTTTGCTTCGGGTTGCGCTTTTTTTTTAAGAAAAGATATTTTAGAGAATATTGGATTTTTAGATGAAAACTTTTTTTTTAATTGGGAAACCAGGGATTATAGCAAACGAGCGAGAGATAAAGGTTACAGAGTTATGTATTTTCCAGAAACTGTCGTTTTACATAACACTAAGCCTATTAAAGATTCTAAAGAAGTTATTAAAAAATTCTTTTTTTCAAAAACTGGTTATTGGATGGTATCCGGGTTACTTAAATATATGAAAAAACATTTCGGGTTGTCTAGAACCGTGTTATACGTTCTTAAGGCGCCTATTGAAATTCCTTTGACTTTATTTGTATATTTAAAAAAAATTAAGAAAAGATAAACTGTGATTGTTCTTCAAACCATTCATTTTATAAAGAACTGTGTTTTTCTATGTTTTAGTTTAATTTGTGCTTATCAGAAAAAGCATACAGTTTTTGGAGTGATGACTCTCTGACTTTTGTCTTTTTCTTGCAAAATTAATTTAATAAACAGAGTGATAACAATGAATGAATTTAAAGAATTAGGAGTTATAGATCCTATTTTAAAATCTATAGAGGAACTTGGTTTTAATGAGCCTAGTGATATTCAAAGAAAGAGTATTCCTTTTATTATGGAAGGTAAAGATGTCATTGCAGGTAGTGCTACAGGTTCTGGAAAGACTTTGGCTTTTGCTTCTGGAATTATTGCGCATTGTGAAAATAAGAAGATGATTCAAAGTCTTATTTTGACACCTACAAGGGAGTTGGCTGAGCAGGTTAAAGATTCGATAAAAAATTTTTCTAAGTATAAGAAATTGAAAATTTGTGTTGTTTACGGAGGAGTTTCTATAAATCCACAGATTGAAAGTTTGAAGAGAGCTGATGTTGTTGTTGGTACGCCTGGAAGGGTTTTGGATCATATTGAAAGACAAACTATTGATTTATCTCATGTTAAGATAATGGTTTTGGATGAAGCAGATCGTATGCTTGATATGGGGTTTATTGATGATGTTAATAGAATTGTTAGTCATTGTCCTAAGGATAGACAAACTTTGCTTTATAGTGCAACGATCAGTCAGGATATAGAGCAGATTTCTAAGAGGCTTTTAAGAAATCCTGTTAAGATTACTGTTAGTAATCAGGTCGATCCTTCTAAATTAAAGCAAGTTTATTATGATATTAGTTCAAAGATGAAGTTTCCTTTATTAGTTCATTTGGTGAAAAAAGAGAATCCTGGTCTTGTCATGATTTTTTGTAATTCTAGGCAGAATGTTGATTTTGTTGCGAAGAATTTGAAAAATAATAAGATTAATGCTATTGCTATTCATGGTGGTTTTTCGCAAGATAAGAGGAACAAAACTTTAGAGAAATTTCATTCAAGTGAGGTTTGTGCAATGGTTTGTACAGATGTTGCGGCTCGTGGTTTGGATATTCCTAATGTGTCTCATGTATATAATTATGATATTCCTAAGGATCCAAAGCAGTACGTTCATAGAATTGGTAGGACTGCAAGGGCGGGGAAGGAAGGAATAGCTATTAATATTTTGGCTCCGTCTGATCATGAAAATTTTGGCAGGGTACAACATGAATATACTTTGGATATTCATAAAGAAGAAAGACCTGAGAGAATGGATCATGTTGATATTATAAGAGTTGTTAATTCTGATAGGCCTTTTCATGCAACACGTGGTCCTCAGAATAGTGGTTCAAGAGGCTTTAGTGGTAGAAAATCTGGTGGTCAAGGGTTTGGTTCTAGATTAAATGATGGAGATTCTTCGTCTAGTGGAAGATTTAGGAGTTCGCCTGGAGGATCAGGCAGTAGATTTGGCGGCAGATCTGGTCGTAGACCTAATAATAGAAGCACTTATTCTAATAGACGCGGTTCTAAAAAGAATTAGTTTTCATTATTTTTTTTCTTTTGTGTGTTTTTATCATTTTTTTCAATAGATTTATTAATATTATTTGATTTTTTGATTAGTATGGTATTAAATATTGATGATATGGCTGCTTTTTGTAAGAAAAAAGGTTTGATTTATCCTAGTGGTGAAATTTATGGTGGATTAGCAGGTTTTTTTGATTATGGCCCTTATGGTTCTGAAATGAAATTAAATATTAAAAATTCTTGGTGGAAGTATCATGTGAGGGATAGGTCTGATATTGTCGGTATTGATGGATCTATTATTACTAATCCTTCTGTTTGGAAGGCTTCTGGTCATGTTGATAAGTTTGTTGATTATGGTGTGGTTAATAAAAAGACTAAGGAAAAATTTAAAGTTGATGCTCACGAATTGAAAAATTATGAGAATAATTCTGATTACGCCATTAAAGGCAAAATAAACCCTATGTTTGTTACTAATGTGGGTCCTATGGTTGACGATTCTGTGGAAGTTTTTCTCAGGCCCGAGACTGCCCAGCTTATTTTTACTAATTTTAAATTAACTACGGAGAATGCTCGTCTTAAATTGCCGTTTGGTATTGCGCAGATGGGAAGAGCTTTTAGAAATGAGATATCTCCGAGGAATTTTATATTTAGGTGCAGGGAGTTTGAGCAATTAGAAATTGAATATTTTGTTCATCCTGTTGATAAAAATTGTCCTTTTTTTAAGGATTTTAAGGATTTTAAATTTAATGTTTGTTCTATTTCTCATCAGAAAAAAGACGTGGATTTAGAACTTATGACTGCTAGTCAAGCTGTTGAGAAAGGTTTGATGCAAGAATGGCATGCTTATTGGCTTGCTTTTGAGCTTAATTGGTTTAAATCTCTTGGTTGTTCTATGGATAATTTTAGAGTCAGACAGCATGCTAAAGATGAATTAGCTCATTATAGTAGTGATTGTTGGGATTTGGAATATAATTTTCCTTTTGGCTGGAAAGAACTTGAAGGCATTGCTGATAGGGGGGATTATGATTTAAGTAGACATATTGAGTTTAGTAAAACGGATCTTTCTTTGTTTGATGAAGAACAAAAAAAGAAAATAATTCCCCATGTGGTTGCTGAGCCAAGTCTCGGAGTCGATAGAGCGTTTCTTGTTTTTTTATATGAAGCATACAACGACGATAAAAAAAGAGGCAATGTTGTTTTGAAATTACATCCTAAAATTGCGCCTATTCAAGTAGCAGTCATGCCTTTAGTAAAAAATAAGGAACTTGTAAGAAACAAAGCAGCGGAGGTTTTTAACCAGGTAAAAGAAAATTTTAACGCTTTTTATGATGAATCTGGAAGCATAGGAAGAAGGTATGCGAGGATGGATGAGATTGGCACTCCTTACTGTGTGACTATTGATTTTGATACTTTAGAAGATGGCTGTGTTACTGTTAGAAATAGGGATAATACTGAGCAAAAGCGTGTTAAGATTGTAGATTTGAATAAAGAATTGTTCTTTTGAATATTTTTTTGTCTTTCATTTTCGTTTTTTAAACAAAATAAGATATATTTATATATAAAAAGTTTCTACGTAAGAGTGGAAAACATATTTGGAGGGTTATTATGAAGAAGATTTTAATTGTTATCACGGTTATAGCTTTATTAGTTTTTTCTGCTTGTGGCATCGAACAAGAAAATGAGGATTCTGCAGACGATTCAATTTATGAAGCGAATCAAGATTTACAAGGAGAGATTGGTGATGTGGTTGAATTTACAGTTATAATTCAAGATGGTATTGTAGATCCTGAGACTATCAATGTGGGAGTTGGTGATTTTGTCAGGCTCGATATTGTTTATGTTGGTGATAAAGAAGATTTAAATGATAGGAATAAGAGGGATGATTTTGCGTTCACTATTCCTGGTATTGAAGTTGAAGAAATCAGTTATGAGAACGGTATGATTTTCTATGAGTTTGTCGCTAACAAAGCAGGAGTATATGATTTAGTTTGCACAAATGGTTGTGTCCCTGGAATGACTAGCTTGGATTTACGTATCGTTGTAGAATGATTTTTATTGTCGCGTGCTAGCAAGAGGAGTTTAATATGTCTTCTTTAGTGGAGGCATCATTTTATTTTTTTGTAACAACCAGGATAGAAATCAAGCTTGTATTCTTTGCTTATTATTACGAATTCTGTGTTTAGGATTATATCTGAAAAGTTTGCTTTTATTTCTGTTATTATATTGTTAAATTCTTCGTAACCTGTTGTTTCCATGTCTAGTTCCACATCCCAAGGCGCAAGAACTCTTTGGGGCCATATTGCTTGTTTTATGTTATGTATGTGATTCATGAATTCGTTTAGTTTTTTTGTCGTTATGTTTGTTACATAGAATATTGCTTTGAAAAATATTTTTCCTAGTTTTTTTGGATCTAATGTGACTTTGTATCCTAATATTATTTTTTTCTTTTCTAATTCTTTTATTCTGTAGCGTATTATTCTTGGTGTTGTTTTTATTATTTTTGCAATTTGTACAACTGATAATCTCGCATTGTTCGCTATTATTTTTAGTATTTCTTTATCTACTTCATCGAGAGTTTTTGTTTTTTCAGCTATTTTGTATTCTATATATTTCTTTTGTTCATTTGTATTTTCTTTTAGATATTCTCGTGTTGCGTGTGAGATTTGCAAGGTTGTTATTGTGGCTTTTTCCTGAATGTATTGCGAGTATTTATTTATTACTATTTGTATTTCTTCATCGAATTCGTTTACATCTCTGACCCAATAATTTGCTATTAAATCCCATCTTCCAGAACATATAATTACCCATTCTGTTTTTTTATGTTTGTAAAAATATTGTGCTATTTCTTCTTGTTTCTCTTTTGTTGCACCTCTTAGTCTTAAGTAGAGTTTATACTTTCTCATTCCCACTTTGAACATATCTATTAATGTTGAGTATCTTAATATGATTCCTTTTTCTTCCAGTCTTTTAATTCTGTATTGAACTACTTCTTTACTTAATTTGACTTTTTTTCCTATTTGAGAATTACTTTGTCTTGCGTTTATGTCAAGTTCATATAATATTTTGGTGTCTTTCTTATCCAATTTATAAGTCATGAATCACTATATTGACATATTCTATTTAAATATTGTTATATTGATAAAAATCTTATCAAATAAATTAATATACTTGTAACCACTACTAAATAATAAAATGTTTGAAAAAAATATTGATTCGTTGCTTGATGTATTGTTGATATTTACGCCGCCGTATGTTTAT
This genomic interval from Candidatus Woesearchaeota archaeon contains the following:
- a CDS encoding KH domain-containing protein, giving the protein MEFNYALKIPKERIAVLIGSNGETKKELEEYTKTTLEIDSKEGDVLIKGSDSINMYALKEVIKAIGRGFNPEIARLLLKQDYVLEILPLLDYIRSKDHLPRVKGRLIGAAGKARETIESLTETFIVVYGKTISIIGESTGVMTAKKAIESLIAGSPHANVYKWLEKNRKKMKEKQIKDW
- a CDS encoding serine protein kinase RIO, with the protein product MVRKSRKGREEWKIYKNVFDQFTERLIFNLSTQGYFKELIQPIALGKEANIFLATTNQNEHVIVKIYRLENCNFNKMYSYINQDPRFTGLENQKRKIIFNWVQREYRNLMLAREKIKVPKPIHFKENIIIMELIGDEEPSPQLKNKEPENPKEFLKKILKNMEMLLEAGLVHGDLSDFNILNYNEEPIFIDFSQATPIKTQNAKELLERDLNNVLNAFKRTLKINIEKTKEKILKKYDDLTTDTQNQT
- a CDS encoding PHP domain-containing protein — protein: MVVKRSFPDIDSLIRRGFVCVDMHVHTHHSLDCSTKVEDIKKLCSKKGFFVAITDHNSINGVLEAKKINMAFVPGIEVTSLEGAHVLFYFSRISDLKKFFDNEIKHCLINPMRTSISNFRLFEISKKYDCIVSAAHPFGSGNCGLYKLKKHFDPVFVEGINASISAEKNSGALNLSDKKFTAGSDAHIIDYVGRSLTCIKSDSLKDFLFNLQNDDFLIIGVEIGFLLKLKVNFFKELSLWKSMKTKDLIKNRLKQVGLMIK
- a CDS encoding CDP-alcohol phosphatidyltransferase family protein, whose protein sequence is MKLSAADYMTLSRIPLAIVFFFFLDNVWVAFGLLLLIILTDVLDGFIARKMNAVSKLGGSLDPLADKFFIVGTFLVYAILGQISPLVFFLLIVRDIYSVSEMIFIHFTNAKVAHKAGVFGKITTTLQFVLIGVLILNLNFVFPLVLLILISSLLTIYDYLKKRWFS
- a CDS encoding CDP-archaeol synthase, with translation MEEAVKVAYLLIPAYFANMSPVFFKNVNFLNFPVDLGKKLNGKPIFGKNKSVRGIFFASIVGIVVAFIQYLLNFESLHLVDYSYFYIIGFLLGFGALLGDLVESFFKRRLNLKPGSPFIPFDQIDYLLGGAVLISIFYSVPFFPLIVVLVFAIPIHIVVNFISYKLKLRDTAI
- a CDS encoding glycosyltransferase family 2 protein, whose amino-acid sequence is MLSGKKIAVIIVNYNGKKYLKECLDSLRIQTYKYYGIILVDNGSVDGSVNFIKKYYPEVILMLNKKNEGFSKANNVALKYCLNNGFDYFVLLNQDTVVQSNFLSEGINMLNNYADICCPKILYYDSKKIWYAGSPVFDNFSDFLKKNILSVIVDKNVGKDDGPEFNEKKEVGFASGCAFFLRKDILENIGFLDENFFFNWETRDYSKRARDKGYRVMYFPETVVLHNTKPIKDSKEVIKKFFFSKTGYWMVSGLLKYMKKHFGLSRTVLYVLKAPIEIPLTLFVYLKKIKKR
- a CDS encoding DEAD/DEAH box helicase, which produces MNEFKELGVIDPILKSIEELGFNEPSDIQRKSIPFIMEGKDVIAGSATGSGKTLAFASGIIAHCENKKMIQSLILTPTRELAEQVKDSIKNFSKYKKLKICVVYGGVSINPQIESLKRADVVVGTPGRVLDHIERQTIDLSHVKIMVLDEADRMLDMGFIDDVNRIVSHCPKDRQTLLYSATISQDIEQISKRLLRNPVKITVSNQVDPSKLKQVYYDISSKMKFPLLVHLVKKENPGLVMIFCNSRQNVDFVAKNLKNNKINAIAIHGGFSQDKRNKTLEKFHSSEVCAMVCTDVAARGLDIPNVSHVYNYDIPKDPKQYVHRIGRTARAGKEGIAINILAPSDHENFGRVQHEYTLDIHKEERPERMDHVDIIRVVNSDRPFHATRGPQNSGSRGFSGRKSGGQGFGSRLNDGDSSSSGRFRSSPGGSGSRFGGRSGRRPNNRSTYSNRRGSKKN
- a CDS encoding glycine--tRNA ligase, with product MVLNIDDMAAFCKKKGLIYPSGEIYGGLAGFFDYGPYGSEMKLNIKNSWWKYHVRDRSDIVGIDGSIITNPSVWKASGHVDKFVDYGVVNKKTKEKFKVDAHELKNYENNSDYAIKGKINPMFVTNVGPMVDDSVEVFLRPETAQLIFTNFKLTTENARLKLPFGIAQMGRAFRNEISPRNFIFRCREFEQLEIEYFVHPVDKNCPFFKDFKDFKFNVCSISHQKKDVDLELMTASQAVEKGLMQEWHAYWLAFELNWFKSLGCSMDNFRVRQHAKDELAHYSSDCWDLEYNFPFGWKELEGIADRGDYDLSRHIEFSKTDLSLFDEEQKKKIIPHVVAEPSLGVDRAFLVFLYEAYNDDKKRGNVVLKLHPKIAPIQVAVMPLVKNKELVRNKAAEVFNQVKENFNAFYDESGSIGRRYARMDEIGTPYCVTIDFDTLEDGCVTVRNRDNTEQKRVKIVDLNKELFF
- a CDS encoding Lrp/AsnC family transcriptional regulator, which codes for MTYKLDKKDTKILYELDINARQSNSQIGKKVKLSKEVVQYRIKRLEEKGIILRYSTLIDMFKVGMRKYKLYLRLRGATKEKQEEIAQYFYKHKKTEWVIICSGRWDLIANYWVRDVNEFDEEIQIVINKYSQYIQEKATITTLQISHATREYLKENTNEQKKYIEYKIAEKTKTLDEVDKEILKIIANNARLSVVQIAKIIKTTPRIIRYRIKELEKKKIILGYKVTLDPKKLGKIFFKAIFYVTNITTKKLNEFMNHIHNIKQAIWPQRVLAPWDVELDMETTGYEEFNNIITEIKANFSDIILNTEFVIISKEYKLDFYPGCYKKIK